The Treponema succinifaciens DSM 2489 region AGTTGCTTTTGAATCCCGAAGCCACAATGTCGTATTCCCAGCTTGCTTTATTCGAAGTGTATCTGTCCCAGGCATCCCGGTTCATTCCGTGAAGCCTCATTTGAAGAATTCTTTCAGCAGTTTTTTTGTCTTTTACACAAACCATTCCGCCTTCGCCGCAAGTGATTGTTTTTGTTGCATAAAATGAAAATACTCCTGCGTCTCCGATTGTTCCGGCAAATCCAAGACTCGTTTTGCTTGGAAATGAATGTGCGCAGTCTTCTATTACTTTTACATTGTATTTTTCAGCAAGCTCCATTATATGTTTCATGTTGCACACATTTCCTGCAATGTGAACGGGAACTATTGCGGCGACATTTTTTCCATGCGGACTTTTTAAAATCTCTTCAATTTTTTCTGGATCTATTGAATAGTTTTCTTTTTCAATGTCGGCAAAATAAACGTCAGCTCCAAGGTGCCGCGCACTGGCTGCTGTGGACACAAAAGTGTAGGGCGTTGTTATAACTGCTTTGCCAGGTTTTACGCCAAGAGCTTCCATTGCAAGAATCATTCCGCTTGTGTTGCTGTTAACTGCAAGCGCAAATGGAGAATTTATTTTTTGCGCGAATTCCTTTTCAAATTCATGAGTTTCTTTTCCTGTTGTAAGCCAGCCGCTTCTTAAAACATTTGTGCAGGCTTGCTCTTCTTCTTCTGAAATTGATGCTTTAAAAAAAGGCACGTTCATTTTTTTTAGTTCTGTTTTTTGCTCGCTTAAACTCATTATAAAACCGCCTTTGCATAAGACTTTTCATTTTTTGCTGATAAGTTTTCTTCACG contains the following coding sequences:
- a CDS encoding DegT/DnrJ/EryC1/StrS family aminotransferase, which gives rise to MSLSEQKTELKKMNVPFFKASISEEEEQACTNVLRSGWLTTGKETHEFEKEFAQKINSPFALAVNSNTSGMILAMEALGVKPGKAVITTPYTFVSTAASARHLGADVYFADIEKENYSIDPEKIEEILKSPHGKNVAAIVPVHIAGNVCNMKHIMELAEKYNVKVIEDCAHSFPSKTSLGFAGTIGDAGVFSFYATKTITCGEGGMVCVKDKKTAERILQMRLHGMNRDAWDRYTSNKASWEYDIVASGFKSNLPDILSAIARVQLKKADILDAKRKVHVKKYNDAFSKMDFVKIPPTSEGDACHLYILRLDLLKLKCTRNEFASMLQEMGIGISVHFIPLFHFSYWKKLYPDFTKEKFPEAEKKFQESISIPLWPDMTEEMTKYVIQAVKEIGEKYHA